Proteins from a single region of Scatophagus argus isolate fScaArg1 chromosome 23, fScaArg1.pri, whole genome shotgun sequence:
- the fga gene encoding fibrinogen alpha chain, translated as MDGRTLLVCLGFISVASATSTVVVDPRGARPVEHGTRAEKCATQKEWPFCTDDEWGPKCPSGCRIQGLLNKFDHDQLKKIEKIRSLLDQNKVKHRSTDVVSKQTYDYLKDKLTVDSGSDNSYYDLAQNLRRRITDMKIKIDRQLRILAALKDRVKDQVVEMQRLEVDIDIKLRSCKGSCERYSEYQVDHESYVVLDKQVNQLDSHAPQNIESVGTLYVMKSRPLQNVVVDSVFKSKDVAAQQKEDMFPEVNTVRLILEEEGSSSSPATVSKVPGTSYASSASSSSSSSFSSSSSSSSSPTSSKSITELGGHGHGDLFGHGGGLEGLSQPSTSHVSTKTVSCTKSTRRTIVHTKDGPVEKMEEVIEGGPECQSLTGLSKGELSSLFPTVTHTSSSFSHTGGTKGSLLGDSKTEFQNPFGSDSGFDLGAFMTDDAEDDVPDVHARSVKSVHVERQDSYVGKDCVEAHQNHLKGETNGLFKIRPGGTGSTEVVEVYCQQDGLMGGWLLVQQRESGVLGFNRTWAEYRNGFGSVDEKGKGEFWLGNQNIHLLTNQGETMLKVELEDWEGGVASAEYTVRVGSEEEGYPLHVSGYTGDAGDALVMPKSDMASYLSHNGMKFSTFDKDNDRWEENCAEMYGGGWWYNNCQSANLNGIYYKGTYDPEKNTPYEIENGVVWVTYKAANYSLKTVRMFIRPASF; from the exons ATGGACGGACGCACTTTACTCGTCTGCCTCGGGTTCATTTCTGTGGCTTCAGCCACG tccACAGTGGTGGTGGACCCCAGAGGAGCTCGTCCGGTGGAGCACGGCACCAGAGCCGAGAAATGTGCCACTCAGAAGGAGTGGCCTTTCTGCACAGACGACGAATGG GGCCCTAAATGCCCGTCGGGCTGCAGGATTCAGGGTCTGCTGAATAAATTCGACCACGACCAGCTGAAGAAGATCGAGAAGATCCGCAGCCTGCTGGATCAGAACAAGGTGAAGCACCGCTCTACCGACGTGGTGTCCAAACAGACCTACGACTACCTGAAGGATAAACTCACCGTAGATAgtg GTAGCGACAACAGCTACTACGACCTGGCCCAGAATCTGCGTCGGAGGATCACAGACATGAAGATCAAGATCGACCGGCAGCTGAGGATCCTGGCCGCCCTGAAGGATCGAGTCAAAGACCAGGTCGTGGAGATGCAGAGGCTGGAG GTGGATATTGATATTAAGCTTCGTTCCTGCAAAGGATCCTGCGAACGCTACTCCGAGTACCAGGTGGACCACGAGAGCTACGTGGTGCTGGACAAACAG GTGAACCAGCTGGACTCCCATGCGCCTCAGAACATCGAGTCTGTGGGGACGCTGTATGTGATGAAGAGCAGGCCGCTGCAGAACGTCGTCGTGGACAGCGTCTTCAAGTCCAAAGACGTGGCAGCGCAGCAGAAGGAAGACATGTTCCCCGAG GTAAACACGGTCAGGCTGATCCTCGAGGAGGAAGGCTCCAGCTCATCCCCAGCAACTGTCTCCAAGGTCCCAGGTACTTCCTACGCTTCATCcgcatcctcatcatcatcttcctcgttctcctcctcctcctcctcctcctcctctcccacatCATCTAAATCCATCACTGAGCTTGGAGGACATGGCCACGGCGATTTGTTTGGTCATGGTGGAGGGTTGGAAGGCCTCAGCCAGCCTAGTACAAGCCACGTGTCGACCAAGACCGTCAGCTGCACCAAGAGCACCAGGAGGACCATCGTCCACACGAAGGACGGGCCGGTGGAAAAAATGGAGGAAGTGATAGAGGGAGGCCCTGAGTGCCAGTCCTTGACAGGCCTCTCTAAGGGAGAGTTGAGCTCTCTCTTCCCCACTGTCACCCACACATCTTCCTCGTTCAGCCACACCGGTGGCACCAAAGGAAGCCTCTTAGGAGATTCCAAAACTGAGTTTCAAAATCCATTTGGCTCTGATTCCGGGTTCGACCTCGGTGCGTTCATGACTGACGATGCAGAGGATGACGTTCCTGATGTTCATGCCCGGAGTGTGAAGAGCGTGCATGTCGAGCGGCAGGACAGTTATGTAGGAAAAG ATTGTGTCGAAGCCCACCAGAACCACCTCAAAGGGGAAACGAACGGCCTGTTTAAGATCAGACCAGGCGGCACGGGTTCCACAGAGGTAGTGGAGGTTTACTGCCAACAGGACGGGTTAATGGGTGGGTGGTTATTAGTCCAGCAAAGAGAGAGTGGTGTACTTGGCTTCAACCGCACCTGGGCCGAGTACCGCAATGGATTCGGTTCAGTCGATGAGAAGGGCAAGGGGGAGTTTTGGCTAGGCAACCAGAACATCCACCTGTTGACGAATCAGGGTGAGACCATGCTAAAGGTCGAGCTGGAGGACTGGGAAGGGGGCGTAGCCAGTGCTGAGTACACAGTCAGGGTCGGTTCAGAGGAGGAAGGGTACCCGCTGCATGTGTCGGGGTACACCGGGGACGCCGGCGACGCTCTGGTCATGCCTAAGTCTGATATGGCGTCTTATCTGTCCCACAACGGGATGAAATTCAGCACCTTTGACAAAGACAACGACAGGTGGGAGGAGAACTGCGCGGAGATGTACGGGGGCGGGTGGTGGTACAACAACTGCCAGTCAGCTAACTTGAACGGGATTTATTATAAAGGCACGTATGACCCCGAGAAAAACACGCCGTATGAGATTGAAAACGGAGTCGTGTGGGTGACGTATAAGGCGGCCAATTACAGCCTGAAAACTGTCAGGATGTTTATTCGACCAGCTTCTTTTTAA
- the LOC124054294 gene encoding zinc finger protein 883-like: MVSPRRGRLLGLKELSVSLVDCMRTPAVLRPAVRPEPKGSSDLLDCMKTPGPNGQTVRVATQQSCAKVEVQLKEEDEPSDDDLENPEQENAQLEAQNGLFKEEADASEGEAEPEGTDELQPSPVGADGTLLVSREDAGDTGGVMWLMKDLELSESLKAACADGSSERPERQEADEASEPADESEAEKTLMEGASEVRHHRCQLCGKSFARRSNVLRHQRRHCSRTRDATSNPQPSQAGREARSHAETGDEGEKGPQVSTETPRERRHACEQCSKSFYLLHTLRQHLLTHSGEKPYSCKVCGKHFGREGTLKQHHLIHTGEKSFTCEQCGKTCARRGDLKVHMISHSEERPYSCSHCSKTFKHPAKLKQHQRLHTGEKPYQCKLCPKQFRVQMSLVEHQYTHSGEKPFQCTRCPKAFSNRNNLRKHQMIHTGEKRYGCSHCGKRFRLLQHLTMHERSHTGEKPYKCDECGKGYSHPSGLKTHLSTHEERPPRCSLCGQGFATPVELTGHRCRETAKRPHRCSWCGRCFSQTSNLKKHELIHKGVKLCECEECGRKFRDASNLSKHKRIHTGEKPFECERCERGFRLRHHLTSHMSTHSEKD, translated from the exons ATGGTGTCACCCCGCCGAGGCAGACTGCTGGGTCTCAAGGAGCTGTCCGTCTCCCTGGTGGACTGCATGAGGACGCCGGCAGTCCTGAGACCAGCTGTGAGACCGGAGCCAAAAG GCTCATCAGACTTGTTGGACTGCATGAAGACTCCAGGACCGAATGGACAGACGGTCCGTGTGGCCACACAGCAGAGTTGTGCCAAGGTGGAGGtccagctgaaggaggaggacgagcCTTCAGATGATGACCTTGAGAATCCAGAGCAGGAAAACGCACAGCTGGAAGCACAAAACGGTTTGTTCAAAGAAGAAGCAGATGCATCAGAAGGTGAAGCTGAACCTGAAGGAACAGATGAACTGCAGCCGAGTCCAGTCGGGGCCGATGGGACTCTGTTAGTGTCTCGGGAGGATGCGGGGGACACAGGCGGAGTGATGTGGCTCATGAAGGACCTCGAGCTGTCGGAGTCCCTCAAAGCAGCCTGCGCAGACGGCTCGTCAGAAAGGCCGGAGCGACAGGAAGCCGACGAAGCTTCTGAGCCTGCAG ATGAAAGCGAAGCTGAGAAGACCCTGATGGAAGGTGCGTCTGAAGTCCGGCATCACCGGTGCCAGCTCTGTGGGAAGTCCTTCGCGAGGCGGAGCAACGTCCTCAGACACCAGCGGCGTCACTGCAGCAGGACAAGAGACGCCACAAGCAACCCGCAGCCGAGCCAGGCGGGACGGGAGGCTCGTTCTCACGCAGAGACCGGGGACGAAGGCGAAAAGGGACCACAGGTCTCCACAGAGACTCCACGAGAGCGACGACACGCCTGCGAGCAGTGCAGTAAGAGCTTCTACCTGTTGCACACCCTCCGACAGCACCTCCTCACCCACTCGGGTGAGAAACCTTACAGCTGCAAGGTGTGCGGGAAGCACTTTGGCAGGGAGGGCACTCTGAAGCAGCACCATCTGATCCACACGGGGGAGAAGTCATTCACCTGCGAACAGTGTGGCAAGACCTGCGCCCGGAGAGGAGACCTCAAAGTACACATGATCAGCCACTCTGAGGAGAGACCGTACAGCTGCAGCCACTGCTCCAAGACCTTCAAGCACCCGGCGAAGCTGAAGCAGCACCAGCGGCTCCACACAGGAGAAAAACCTTATCAGTGCAAGTTGTGTCCCAAGCAGTTCAGAGTCCAGATGTCACTGGTGGAGCACCAGTACACCCACTCGGGAGAGAAGCCCTTCCAATGCACCCGCTGCCCCAAGGCCTTCAGCAACAGGAACAACCTGAGGAAGCACCAGATGATTCACACCGGGGAGAAGCGCTACGGTTGCTCGCACTGTGGCAAGAGATTTCGCCTCCTGCAGCACCTGACCATGCATGAGCGCAGCCACACGGGAGAGAAGCCGTACAAGTGCGACGAGTGCGGGAAAGGGTACTCCCACCCGTCAGGTCTGAAAACACACCTGTCCACTCACGAGGAGAGACCGCCTCGCTGTTCCCTGTGTGGGCAGGGCTTCGCCACCCCCGTAGAGCTGACCGGTCACAGGTGCCGAGAAACGGCAAAGAGACCGCACCGTTGCTCCTGGTGCGGCAGGTGTTTCTCTCAGACCTCGAACTTGAAGAAGCACGAGCTGATCCACAAGGGGGTGAAGCTCTGCGAGTGTGAAGAGTGCGGGAGGAAGTTCAGGGACGCGAGCAacctcagcaaacacaaacgCATTCACACAGGCGAGAAGCCGTTTGAGTGCGAACGCTGTGAGCGGGGCTTCAGGCTGCGGCACCACCTCACAAGTCACATGTCCACGCACAGCGAGAAGGATTAG